A section of the Triticum dicoccoides isolate Atlit2015 ecotype Zavitan chromosome 7A, WEW_v2.0, whole genome shotgun sequence genome encodes:
- the LOC119333035 gene encoding uncharacterized protein LOC119333035, whose product TNTSNPNNNSMPLELHLLMLAATITASLLLMLQKGMVILRTLSRVAGSKRMITLVIRRKGCLTHSGLDMISRTMGHLAMGHQLLTQLRMVVLHRAMVVQVALVKQLQGSKLQLLPPILLLLHQATWRKVLPPQSGYTAPHSLTMICSHHHRPRMARVLMGSLHMLRSHLHLFRMDRHRLLRLVMGSMDTVSQAMVHHRLPLVHPLLARQAMASSSHTVIIMLLVVMDCQQCILPKLHHLLRPRINPPPVLRL is encoded by the coding sequence ACCAACACTAGCAACCCCAACAACAACAGTATGCCATTGGAACTGCACCTCCTGATGCTAGCAGCTACAATTACAGCCAGTCTGTTACTCATGCTTCAAAAGGGTATGGTGATTCTACGTACTCTCAGCAGAGTGGCGGGCAGCAAGCGTATGATTACTCTGGTTATCAGACGCAAGGGCTGTCTTACTCACAGCGGCCTGGATATGATTAGTAGAACTATGGGGCATCTGGCTATGGGGCATCAGCTGCTAACCCAACTCAGGATGGTGGTACTGCACCGAGCTATGGTGGTCCAGGTGGCACTGGTCAAGCAACTTCAGGGCAGCAAGCTTCAACTCCTGCCACCTATACTACTGCTGCTGCATCAAGCTACATGGCGCAAGGTTCTGCCCCCTCAATCTGGATACACTGCTCCACACAGCCTGACTATGATATGCAGCCACCACCACAGGCCACGTATGGCCCGGGTGCTTATGGGTAGCCTCCACATGCTCAGAAGCCACCTTCATCTGTTCCGTATGGACAGGCACCGCCTACTCAGGCTGGTTATGGGCAGTATGGATACAGTCAGCCAGGCTATGGTGCACCACCGCCTTCCCCTGGTGCACCCACTGCTAGCTAGGCAGGCTATGGCCAGTAGCAGTCATACTGTGATCATTATGCTACTGGTAGTTATGGACTGCCAACAATGTATTCTACCGAAGTTACACCACCTGCTGCGTCCCAGGATCAATCCACCGCCGGTCCTACGCCTT